In a single window of the Desulfurella sp. genome:
- a CDS encoding sigma-54 dependent transcriptional regulator, with the protein MKVLIVDDDEQLRIALFSTFKHLGHECILAQNAKEALNILRKESFDLILSDLKMPKVDGIDLLKQIKQNNINTPFVIMTAFGTIETAVLAIKLGAFDFIVKPFSRETIEKILSLSSSCLKFDCASKTTYDGDYVFKSEKMQEILQLIKKVANTDATVLLSGETGTGKEVIAKLIHASSNRSKQPFISVNCASIPSNLLESELFGYEKGAFSGAIKTYKGKFEQANGGTLLLDEISEMPLELQAKLLRVLQEKVVDKLGSAESVKIDTRIICTTNKNLAEQVKNGSFREDLFYRINVFPIFLSPLRERREDIPDLVNFFIKKYSNKFKKNINGISNDALEILLGYNWPGNVRELENTIERAIILSKEEFLKKEDIFLHGI; encoded by the coding sequence ATGAAGGTGCTAATTGTAGATGATGATGAACAATTGAGAATTGCATTGTTTTCTACATTCAAACATTTAGGTCATGAGTGTATTTTGGCTCAAAATGCCAAAGAGGCCTTAAATATATTAAGAAAAGAATCATTTGATTTAATTTTAAGCGATCTTAAAATGCCAAAAGTAGATGGCATTGATCTTTTAAAACAGATAAAACAAAATAATATTAACACTCCTTTTGTTATAATGACAGCATTTGGAACGATCGAAACAGCGGTTTTGGCTATAAAGCTTGGCGCATTTGATTTTATAGTAAAGCCTTTTAGTAGAGAAACTATCGAAAAAATCCTCTCATTATCATCCAGTTGCTTAAAATTTGATTGTGCAAGTAAAACCACATATGATGGAGATTATGTTTTTAAAAGTGAAAAAATGCAAGAAATACTTCAATTAATTAAAAAAGTGGCAAATACAGATGCCACAGTACTATTAAGTGGAGAAACAGGCACGGGCAAAGAAGTGATAGCAAAACTTATTCATGCATCATCAAACCGCTCAAAACAACCATTTATCAGTGTAAATTGTGCAAGCATACCTTCAAACCTTTTGGAATCAGAACTTTTTGGTTATGAAAAAGGTGCTTTTAGCGGAGCAATAAAAACCTATAAAGGTAAATTCGAACAGGCAAATGGTGGAACACTACTATTAGACGAAATTAGCGAAATGCCTCTTGAATTACAGGCAAAATTACTTAGAGTATTGCAAGAAAAGGTTGTTGATAAATTAGGCTCAGCTGAAAGTGTAAAAATAGACACAAGAATTATCTGTACAACCAATAAAAACTTAGCAGAACAAGTTAAAAATGGCTCTTTTAGAGAAGATCTTTTTTATAGAATAAATGTATTTCCTATTTTTTTGAGTCCACTTAGAGAAAGAAGAGAAGATATACCCGATTTAGTTAATTTTTTCATAAAAAAATACTCAAATAAATTTAAAAAAAATATAAACGGTATTTCAAATGATGCACTTGAAATACTATTAGGCTACAATTGGCCTGGTAACGTAAGAGAACTTGAAAATACAATAGAACGAGCAATTATTTTA